The Halostagnicola larsenii XH-48 region GGCGATTTTTCCGCAGCGTTCGAAGGTGAGAACGGTTCTGACGGTGGCGGTTTCTGCGAACTCGAGTCCCGGATAGCTGGTCGTCGTGAGCGTGTAGCCGGGATGGTCTTCGCCGTCCAGCGACGCAGGTGCGACTTTGAGCCGAAGATCGCCCGATTCGTGGAGATACGTCCGATACTGCATTTCCCGATCGCTATCCGCGGGTGTGTAGCTCCTGTGTTCTTCTTCGTTCCAGTCTGGGGGAACCTCGATCTCCATCGTGTTCTCCTACTCAGTGAAGGGATACGTTCGTATCGTATTACGCAATATTCCCGGACGTTAGTGGAATAATCGAACCAATGAGTGGTTTTGCTGGCTGAACAAGTTTATATTTTGGACGAACGTGTGCCAAATATCGGTGAAGTCGGAGAATACGCGCATCGTACGTGCCGCCCGTCGCGGAATCGTTCATCCGCCCGACGACCTGGTCGACTCCCCCGCAGGTCGCGACGGGCGGCACCGGTGGTCGGCGATGACATCGCCTGGGTTCGTTAGTTCTCGACACTCGAGACGCCGTCATCGACATCCGCTCCGTCGGCCGCCGTGCCGCCGGCATCTGTGGCGCTGGTATCTGTGCCGTCGGCTTCGGGACTTACGCTACCGGTCCGGTAGCCGTGGAGATCGAGAGTGACGTGCTCGAAGCCGATATCCGAGAACGCGTCGCGCGCGGCTTCGACGAAGGCCGGGTCGAGGGCGACCTCGAGTTCGTCGGGTGCGACCTCGATGCGCGCGAGGCCGTCGTGGTCGCGCACGCGAAACTGTTCGAATCCCCAGTCGCGGAGGAGGGACTCGGCTTGCTCGACGCGGGTGAGTCGCTCCTCGGTCACGGAGAGTCCGGTCGGGATCCGAGAGGAGAGACAGGCCATCGACGGTTTGTCCGCGACCGAGAGGTCGTAGCGCTCGGCGATCTCGCGGACCTCGGCTTTCGTGATATCGTGGGCCAAAAGCGGCGAGACGACGTCGAGTTCCTCGACCGCCTGCAGCCCCGGTCGGTGTCCCGCACCGGGGTCGTCGGCGTTGGTTCCGTCACAAACGGTTCCGATACCGAGTCGCTGTGCCGTCTCGAGCATCTCGCCGAGGCGCATCGTTCGACAGTGATAGCACCGGTCGCCGTCGTTTTCGACGAAGTCGTCGCTCTCGAGTTCGGAGAAGGAGACGATCTCGTGGCGGATGCCGATCTCCGCTGCGACCCGCCTCGCGTCCTCGAGTTCGGCCTCCGGAAGCGTCTCGCTCTTTGCCGTACAGGCGACGGCGTCCTCGCCCAGCGCGTCGTGTGCGATGGCGGCCACGACGCTCGAGTCCACGCCGCCGGAGAAAGCGACCAGGACGCCGTCGCGGCTCGCGAGGTCGGCGCGGGCGGCCTCGAGTTTGGCCTCGACCGTAGTCATGCTCGCTCGTTCGGTCCGAACGGGCAAAAGGACGTTGTCACCGCTGTCGGCGACCGGTCCCCCCGGCAACCCGCAGTAACCACTCCATTCTCGCGACAGCTTTACGGTGCCGAACGGAATAGCGAGGGTCCAATGGCCTTCGGCTCCACGCCGGACTGGTTTCACCTGAGCGACGAGCACGACATCGTCTGGGAGAGTCGCCCGCATCCGATCGCGATGGGAACCGGGCTTCCGGTCGGCATCATCGTCACGCTCGTCGGAATCGTCATCGTCGGCTGGAGTACGACGACCGAGACGGCCGTGTTTCTTGCGGTCGGCTTCGTGCTCGCCATCGTCGGCATCTCGCTCGTTCTCGTTCGATACCTGGGCTGGACGAACACCCGGTACGTCATCACCACCGCCGAACTCTACAAGAAACACGGCGTCGTCTCGAGGGACGTCACCCAGTTTCGACTCGAGCGCATCCAGAACATCAGTCTCGAGCAGGACGCGGTTGGCCGGGTGCTGGGATACGGGAATCTAACGGTCTACACCGCCGGGTCGGGCGATCCGGAGCTCACCTTCGAGCGCGTCCCCAGACCGGAACAGGCCAGTAGCCTGCTGAGCGATCAACTCGAGGACGTTTCCGAGCGAGAAGAGACCAAACAGCAACAGCCCTGAGTCGGCCGTTCTCGCTGCCAAACAGTCCAGACGAAAGCGAAGAAATACGACACCCAGTGAGGAGGCGGATCGGTCGATGTACCCTCGCGCGGAACGCGAAGGAAACGCCTTTCACCGACCACTTCCCGTTTTCGGGTGATGGAGGTCGCCGAGGTGCTGCCGGAGTTCGCCGACGCGTTCGCGTTCGAGGAGTTCAACCGAATGCAACGCGAGGCCCTGCCCGCCCTGCTCGAGCGCGAGGAGAACGTCGTTGCGAGCGCGCCGACCGCGTCAGGGAAGACCGCGCTCGCGGAACTGGCGATCTGCAAATCGCTCGCCGACGGCGGCACGGCGCTGTTTATCGCCCCGATGCGGGCGCTGACGAACGAGAAAGAAGACGACTGGGACCGCTTCGAGGAGCTCGGGTACTCCGTGTACGTCGTCACTGGCGAACGCGATCTGAACCCGCGGCGCGCACGGCGCGCGGACATCCTCGTGATGACTCCCGAAAAGCTCGATTCGGCGACCCGAAAACACGACTCGAGACGCTACGACTTCGTCACGGACATCGACGTCTGCGTGATCGACGAGGTACACCTGCTCGACGCCGACCGGCGAGGATCGGTCCTCGAGGTGACGATTTCGCGATTGCGACGGCTCTGTGAACCGCGAATCGTCGCGCTTTCTGCGACGATGCCGAACGTCGAAGACGTCGCGGCGTGGCTCGACGCGAGCGCCGAGACGACCTTCGAGTTCGACGAGGAGTACCGCCCCGTCGATCTCAACGCGGGCGTGAAAACCTACACGCACGGCGAGAACGCGTTCGCGGACAAGTACCGACGACTGTACCGGGCGCTCGACCTCGCCGAACCGCACCTGCGCGAAGACGGGCAAGCGCTGGTGTTCGTCTCCTCGAGACAGGATACGGTTCGCGCCGCGGAGAAAGCCAGAGACGAGATCGCCGAACGCGACGTGCCGATGGGAGCCCGCGGGGACTACGACTTTCACACTGACGCACAGGAACTCGAGAACGACACGCTTCGAAACTCCGTCCTCGACGGGGTCGCGTTCCACCACGCGGGGCTCTCGAAGAACGATCGGGACCTCGTCGAGGAGTGGTTCAAGGAGGGCATCGTCGAACTGCTCTTTTCGACCTCGACGCTGGCCTGGGGCGTGAACCTGCCCGCCCGCTGTGTCATTATTCGGGACACGAAACTCCACGACCCGCTCGAGGGCGAGGTCGACATGAGCCCGCTCGACGTCCTCCAGATGCTCGGACGAGCGGGACGGCCCGGCTACGACGACGTCGGGTACGGCTGGGTCGTCTGCGACGCCACGGAGGCTGACAAGTACAGACAGTTGCTCAAAGACGGCAAGGAGATCGAGTCCCGACTCGCCGAGAGCTTAGAAACCCACCTCAACGCCGAGATCGCGATGGGGACGATCACGGATCTCGAGGACGTGATGGACTGGCTCGAGACGACGTTTTACTACGTCCGCGGGCAGTCACGCCCCGAGGAGTACGACTTCCCGAACCTCCGACAGCGGGTTCGGGACTGTCTCGAGCGCCTGGTCGAACGCGGGTTCGTCGAGACGGGCGAGGACCTCTCGATCGAGGCGACGCCGCGGGGCGTGCTCGCCTCGAAGTACTACCTGCGACTCGAGACGGCTGCCAGGTTCGCCTCGCTGACCGAGCGAGAGTCGATCGAGACCGCGGACGTACTCGAGACCGTCGCCGGCGCGGTCGAGTTCGATTCGGTCTCGGCGCGCCAGTCCGAACGCGACGCGATCAACGCCGTGTTGGTCGGCCAGAAGACCGACGACTTAGAGGCGGGCCAGCGGAAGGTGCTCGCGATTCTCCGGGGCGCTGCGAGCGGATCGACGCCGAGCGAGCTCCGGAGCGACGCGTGGGTCATCCGCCGGAACGCGACCCGCCTCCTCTCGGCGCTGCAGGCGTTTCTCGAGCGGTTTTCGGGGCCGCACGAGGCGAACCTCGCCCGGCGGGTCGAAGCCCGAATCGAAAACGGCGTCGCCGACGACGCGGTCGGGCTCACGGCCATCGACGGGGTCGGTCCCGGCCGCGCGAGCAAACTCGCGAAGGAGGGCCACTCGACGCCAGGCGACATCGTCGAGGCGGGAATCGACGGACTCGTTTCGGCGGGCCTCTCGGAGGGCGTCGCCGAGCGGGTCTACGAGGGCGCACAGTCGCTTCCCGCCGTCGAACTCGAGTGGGGTCGGTTCCCCGACGAGATCGCCACCGGCGAGAACGACGCCTGCGAGGTGACGGTTCGAAACGTCGGCGAACCCGCGCAGGCTGGCATCCGCGTCACGGTGAACGGCGTCGAGATGACGAAGACGAGCACGTACCTCCGAGGCGAGGAGACCGTCCCCGTCGGCGTCTTCGGTGCCAACGCGGACGAACTCGAGTTTACGGTCAGCGTCGCGTTCCCCGAACTGCCGCTCGTTCCCCAGCGAGAATCGAGGACGGTCGACGTCGTCTAGGCAACGAGCGCCCGTTGTCGGCGTCGGCTCTTGACAAGCGAGTTCGAGAGGCCGCCGAGTCACTGGGAACGACCTGCGAGCGCGGTCCAAGCCCTTTTGCTGTTTCGTCCAGTAGTAACGGGTATGCAGCACGTGAAGATTCCGCAGGACCGTATCGGCGTTCTCATCGGAGAAGGCGGCGAGACGATGCGAGAGATCGAAGCGGCGGCCGAGGTTCGGCTGGATATCGATTCCGAAAACGGTTCGGTCGCCGTCGATACCGTCGGCGATCCAGTCAAGGGGCTCAAAGGTCCCGAAATCGTTCGCGCGATCGGTCGCGGGTTCCCGCCGGAGGATGCGCTTCGATTGCTCGACGACGACATGATGCTGTTCGACGTCGTCGACATCGACGCCGCCTCGCGCAACAAAAACGACCTGAAACGCAAGAAGGGGCGACTGATCGGCGAAAACGGCCGCACTCGAGAGCTTATGGAAGAACTCTCGGGCGCGTCGGTCGTCATCTACGGTTCGACGCTGGGCGTCATCGGCTCCCCGCCGGAAGTCGACGCCGTCCGAACCGCAGCAGAGATGCTGCTAGACGGCGCGCCACACGGCGCGGTCTACTCGTTCCTCGAGGAACGACACAACGAGATGAAACACCAGGGAATGCAGTACCACGAGTATCCCGGCGGCAAGTCGTGAGCAGGCTCGAGCGTCGATACTGAACGTCGGCGGATCCGTACACCCGACTCGACTGGTTTTCCATCGAACAGCGCGAACAACCGATTCGAGAGGGCGTTCTCACGAGCGGATGGCCAGACGGCTCGAACCAGTCGTTCATCCGCATTGCTGTATCGATTATAAATACCCAGCCAGTCCCAACCACGAAAACACCCGACACAACCGTCATCGAAGGTATGGATTTGAGTGATAGGGAAAGACCTATATAGAATAGCAAACAATCCTTCGTTTGACTATGGCACAACAGCAGATGGGCAACCAGCCGCTAATCGTACTTTCGGAGGACAGCCAGCGTACCTCCGGAAAAGACGCACAGTCGATGAACATCACGGCCGGGAAAGCCGTCGCGGAATCGGTCCGCACGACGCTCGGACCGAAAGGGATGGACAAGATGCTCGTCGACTCGACGGGCTCGGTCGTCGTCACCAACGACGGCGTCACCATCCTCTCGGAGATGGACATCGATCACCCGGCGGCCAACATGATCGTCGAGGTCGCCCAGACGCAAGAAGACGAAGTCGGCGACGGCACCACCTCCGCCGTCGTCGTCTCTGGCGAACTCCTCAAACGCGCCGAGGAGCTCCTCGACCAGGACATCCACGCGACGACGCTCGCACAGGGGTATCGTCAGGCCGCCGAGAAAGCGACCGAAGCCCTCGAGGACATCGCCATCGATGTCGACGAGGACGATACAGAGGTACTCGAGCAGATCGCCTCGACAGCGATGACAGGAAAGGGCGCAGAGAACGCTCGAGACCTGCTCTCGGCGCTCGTCGTGCAGGCCGTCCAGACGGTCGCCGACGATGACGGCATCGACACGGACAACATCAAAGTCGAGAAGGTCATCGGCGGTTCGATCGAGAACTCCGAACTCGTCGAGGGCGTCATCGTCGACAAGGAGCGCGTCTCCGACAACATGCCGTACTTCGCGGAAGACGCCAACGTCGCGATCGTCGACGGCGCACTCGAGGTCAAAGAGACCGAAATCGACGCCGAAGTCAACGTCACCGATCCGGATCAGCTCCAGGAGTTCATGGAGCAAGAAGAAGCACAGCTCGAGGAGATGGCCACGCAGCTCGCAGACGTCGGCGCGGACGTCGTCTTCGTCGACGGCGGCATCGACGACATGGCCCAGCACTACCTCGCACAGGAGGGCATCATCGCGGTCCGTCGCGTCAAATCCAGCGACCAGAGCCAGCTGGCCCGCGCGACCGGCGCGACGCCCGTGACGACCGTCGACGACCTGACCGAGGACGACCTCGGCTTCGCCGGCAGCGTCGCACAGAAGGACATCGCCGGCGACCAGCGCATCTTCGTCGAGGACGTCGACGACGCGAAGGCCGTCACCCTGATCCTCCGCGGCGGCACCGAACACGTCATCGACGAAGTCGACCGAGCGATCGAGGACTCGCTGGGCGTCGTGCGAACGACAGTCGAGGACGGGAAGGTTGTCGCAGGCGGCGGCGCACCCGAAACCGAGCTCTCGCTCGCGCTCCGCGACCACGCCGATTCCGTCGGCGGTCGCGAGCAACTGGCCATCGAAGCCTTCGCGGACGCCCTCGAGGTCGTGCCACGCACGCTGGCCGAGAACGCCGGACTCGACCCCATCGACTCGCTCGTCGAACTGCGCAGCGCACACGACGGCGGCGACACGGCCGCCGGCCTCGACGCCTACACCGGCGACACCATCGACATGGACGCCGAGGGCGTCTACGAGCCGCTTCGCGTGAAGACGCAGGCGATCGAATCCGCGACCGAAGCCGCGGTCATGCTGCTTCGCATCGACGACGTCATCGCCGCTGGCGAACTCAAAGGCGGTTCGCCGGACGACGACGATGACGACGAGATGCCGGCCGGCGGCCCAGGCGGCCCAGGCGGAATGGGCGGCGGCATGGGCGGCATGGGCGGTGGCATGGGCGGCATGATGTAGGAGCGATTCGGAGCGAACGCAGTGAGCGAGAATCGCTGCAAGCGAGCGGGGAGCGCAGTGACCCGCGAGTAAAGCTAAATTTTGCTCTACGGGATGGTGAAGCCATCCCTCGGCAAAATTTAGTATAAAAGCGCTCCTCCCTCCGTTTCGAGGCGGCGCGTAGCGCCGCACTCTCCACATCGGTCGTTGGCCTGTTCGGGCCTGCGACCCTCACGGTGAAGCGGAAGGGAAGCTTACATCCGCATTATTGACAAAGCGTACCAAGCGCGGCCCACAACCAACAGCGAACACTTCTTTCGTTGACTCGACTCGTATTCTCTCTGATCTTTAGTCACAACGCCTGACGACACTCAGCCGGTCTGTTGCCGACGGCTCGAGTCCGCCGGAACGAACAGTTCCTCGTCGAAGAGGTATCGCTCGAGCGAGCACGCGCCCGGCCCGCTCAGAACGAGCGATAGCGAGACGAGCGTCAGGACGAGCGTGTACTCGATGCCGCCGTCGCCGGCGACGAACCCATAGGGAAGGTGGACGAGGACGGTCGCGACGGCCATGATCACGGCGAGGAGCCCCGCTGCGTATCTGGTGAACAGTCCAGCCAGGAGCAAGACACCGCCTGCCAGTTCGACGAGTCCGACGATCCACGCGAACAGCGTCGGGAAGGGAAGGCCGAGTCCTGCGAGGGTGTCGGTGAATCCGGCGATTCCGCTGGCTTTCGGGCCGATACCGAGTACTTTTCCGAGTCCGGAGACGACGAAGACGATTCCCAGCGCCAGCCGAAGGACGACGGGATTCCACCGCGTGCCGGTTCGCTCGAGGGCATTACTAGTCGCCATATCCATTGGTTTGTGCTCGATGGACATATTCTTATCTCCGATAATATGGATTTAGAATGATTCGGTCCGCATTGGGTAATACGCCGGATAAATCGCCATCCCAGCCGGGAAAACGAACGTAGACGAAGATCTTCCGGCACAAACTAAATACCAGCCGGCAATAGTTGCACGTATGCACACGCTACTTCTCGACAGCGAAGCCGTCGACGAGAACGCGCGGATGACCGATGTCGTTCGAGCGGTCGAAGACGCCTTCGTAGCCTACGAGCGCGGCGACGCACAGATGCCCGCCAAATCCTACATCGATCTCCCGCAGTACAACGGCGACTTCCGGTCGATGCCGGCCTATCTCGAGACCGACGAGTGGGACGCCGCCGGCCTCAAGTGGGTCAACGTCCACCCGGACAACCCGCGGGATCACGACCTGCCGACCGTCCTCGGGACGATGATCTACTCCGACCCCGAGACCGCGTTCCCGCTGGCGATCATGGACGGGGCCGAACTGACGATGAAACGGACCGGCGCGGCCGCGGCCGTCGCGACGGACTATCTCGCGCGCGAGGACGCCTCGAGTCTGGGCATCGTCGGGGCGGGTGTGCAGTCGTACACGCAACTCGAGGCGATCGCGGCCGTCCGGCCGATCGAGGAAGTCGTCGTGTCGGACCTCGACGAGGCGCGTCTCGAACGATTCATCGAAACGTTCGAAGACGGGTTCGACATCCGGAGCGGGTCGATTTCCGAAGCGGGCCACTGCGACGTGCTCTCGACGGTGACGCCAGTCGAGGACCCGATCGTCAGCATCGACGATGTCGGCGAACACACCCATATCAACGCGATCGGGGCCGACGCCGCGGGCAAACACGAACTCACGGACGATCTTCTGCAGTCGGCGACGGTCGTCATCGACGACCACGAGCAGTGTACCCACTCCGGAGAGATCAACGTGCCCTACGCCGCGGGCGTCCTGACGGACGCGGACATCCACGCCGAAATCGGCGAAATAGTCACCGGCGCGGTATCGGGGCGAACCGATGAGACCGGCGTGACCGTTTTCGACTCCACCGGCCTCGCGATTCAGGACGTTGCGGCTGCCCACGTCGTCTACGAGAACGCGCTCGAAGACGAGGACGGGTACGAGTTCAGCATGATCGACGCCTGATCGGCAGACGGGGATCAGTCGTCGGCGTCGGTCGCGCTCGAGCGATCGTCGGACGCGGCGGTTCCGACGGCCGTCTCGCGCAGGTCCGCTTCGATCTCCTCGAGCGACCGACCCTTCGTCTCGGGGACGAGCTGGTAACAGAACACGAGCGCGAGCGCCGAGAACGCGCCGTAAAGCCAGAACGTTCCGGACTGGCCGAAGACGTCGACGAGCCGGAGGAAGGTCAGCGAGACGATCAGGTTACCGGCCCAGTTGACGACCGTGACCACGCCCATCGCGGTCCCGCGGACCTCCATCGGGTAGATTTCGGAGATCATCAGCCAAAACACCGGTCCGAGGCCGATCGCGAAGAAGGCGACGTAGAGCATCAGACTGCCCGTCGCGACCCAGCCGACGACGCCGGAGAGACCGGGCAGGTAGAACACGGCTCCGAGCACCGCGAGCATTACGGTCATCCCCGCCAGACCGGTCAGCAACAGCGGCCGACGGCCGGTCCGGTCGATCAACAGGACCGCGACGACGGTCATGACGACGTTGATCGCGCCGATTCCGACGGTGGCGAGGATCGACGCGGTATCTGCGAAGCCGGTCGACTCGAGGATCGTCGGCGCGTAGTACATCACCGTGTTGATCCCGGTGATCTGCTGGAACGCCGCCAGCCCGACGCCGACGATCAACATCGGTCGAACCCACGCCTTGAGCAGGTCCCGGAGCGTTCCGGATTCGGTCTGGATCGTCTTTTTAATCTCCTCGAGTTCCTCGCCGACTCGCCCTTCGGAGCGCGTCCGCGAGAGTACTTCGCGCGCATCCGATTCGCGACCCTGTTCGTAGAGCCACCGCGGGCTCGCGGGCATATAGAGCATGCCGAGGAAGAGGATGGCTGCGGGAAGCATGCCGATACCGAGCATCCAGCGCCACTCGCCGCCGTTGGCGAAGGCGTAGTTCACCAGATACGCGATGAGGATG contains the following coding sequences:
- the larE gene encoding ATP-dependent sacrificial sulfur transferase LarE, which gives rise to MTTVEAKLEAARADLASRDGVLVAFSGGVDSSVVAAIAHDALGEDAVACTAKSETLPEAELEDARRVAAEIGIRHEIVSFSELESDDFVENDGDRCYHCRTMRLGEMLETAQRLGIGTVCDGTNADDPGAGHRPGLQAVEELDVVSPLLAHDITKAEVREIAERYDLSVADKPSMACLSSRIPTGLSVTEERLTRVEQAESLLRDWGFEQFRVRDHDGLARIEVAPDELEVALDPAFVEAARDAFSDIGFEHVTLDLHGYRTGSVSPEADGTDTSATDAGGTAADGADVDDGVSSVEN
- the thsA gene encoding thermosome subunit alpha, coding for MGNQPLIVLSEDSQRTSGKDAQSMNITAGKAVAESVRTTLGPKGMDKMLVDSTGSVVVTNDGVTILSEMDIDHPAANMIVEVAQTQEDEVGDGTTSAVVVSGELLKRAEELLDQDIHATTLAQGYRQAAEKATEALEDIAIDVDEDDTEVLEQIASTAMTGKGAENARDLLSALVVQAVQTVADDDGIDTDNIKVEKVIGGSIENSELVEGVIVDKERVSDNMPYFAEDANVAIVDGALEVKETEIDAEVNVTDPDQLQEFMEQEEAQLEEMATQLADVGADVVFVDGGIDDMAQHYLAQEGIIAVRRVKSSDQSQLARATGATPVTTVDDLTEDDLGFAGSVAQKDIAGDQRIFVEDVDDAKAVTLILRGGTEHVIDEVDRAIEDSLGVVRTTVEDGKVVAGGGAPETELSLALRDHADSVGGREQLAIEAFADALEVVPRTLAENAGLDPIDSLVELRSAHDGGDTAAGLDAYTGDTIDMDAEGVYEPLRVKTQAIESATEAAVMLLRIDDVIAAGELKGGSPDDDDDDEMPAGGPGGPGGMGGGMGGMGGGMGGMM
- a CDS encoding KH domain-containing protein, translated to MQHVKIPQDRIGVLIGEGGETMREIEAAAEVRLDIDSENGSVAVDTVGDPVKGLKGPEIVRAIGRGFPPEDALRLLDDDMMLFDVVDIDAASRNKNDLKRKKGRLIGENGRTRELMEELSGASVVIYGSTLGVIGSPPEVDAVRTAAEMLLDGAPHGAVYSFLEERHNEMKHQGMQYHEYPGGKS
- a CDS encoding DoxX family protein, coding for MATSNALERTGTRWNPVVLRLALGIVFVVSGLGKVLGIGPKASGIAGFTDTLAGLGLPFPTLFAWIVGLVELAGGVLLLAGLFTRYAAGLLAVIMAVATVLVHLPYGFVAGDGGIEYTLVLTLVSLSLVLSGPGACSLERYLFDEELFVPADSSRRQQTG
- a CDS encoding ornithine cyclodeaminase family protein is translated as MHTLLLDSEAVDENARMTDVVRAVEDAFVAYERGDAQMPAKSYIDLPQYNGDFRSMPAYLETDEWDAAGLKWVNVHPDNPRDHDLPTVLGTMIYSDPETAFPLAIMDGAELTMKRTGAAAAVATDYLAREDASSLGIVGAGVQSYTQLEAIAAVRPIEEVVVSDLDEARLERFIETFEDGFDIRSGSISEAGHCDVLSTVTPVEDPIVSIDDVGEHTHINAIGADAAGKHELTDDLLQSATVVIDDHEQCTHSGEINVPYAAGVLTDADIHAEIGEIVTGAVSGRTDETGVTVFDSTGLAIQDVAAAHVVYENALEDEDGYEFSMIDA
- a CDS encoding PH domain-containing protein, which produces MAFGSTPDWFHLSDEHDIVWESRPHPIAMGTGLPVGIIVTLVGIVIVGWSTTTETAVFLAVGFVLAIVGISLVLVRYLGWTNTRYVITTAELYKKHGVVSRDVTQFRLERIQNISLEQDAVGRVLGYGNLTVYTAGSGDPELTFERVPRPEQASSLLSDQLEDVSEREETKQQQP
- a CDS encoding DEAD/DEAH box helicase — encoded protein: MEVAEVLPEFADAFAFEEFNRMQREALPALLEREENVVASAPTASGKTALAELAICKSLADGGTALFIAPMRALTNEKEDDWDRFEELGYSVYVVTGERDLNPRRARRADILVMTPEKLDSATRKHDSRRYDFVTDIDVCVIDEVHLLDADRRGSVLEVTISRLRRLCEPRIVALSATMPNVEDVAAWLDASAETTFEFDEEYRPVDLNAGVKTYTHGENAFADKYRRLYRALDLAEPHLREDGQALVFVSSRQDTVRAAEKARDEIAERDVPMGARGDYDFHTDAQELENDTLRNSVLDGVAFHHAGLSKNDRDLVEEWFKEGIVELLFSTSTLAWGVNLPARCVIIRDTKLHDPLEGEVDMSPLDVLQMLGRAGRPGYDDVGYGWVVCDATEADKYRQLLKDGKEIESRLAESLETHLNAEIAMGTITDLEDVMDWLETTFYYVRGQSRPEEYDFPNLRQRVRDCLERLVERGFVETGEDLSIEATPRGVLASKYYLRLETAARFASLTERESIETADVLETVAGAVEFDSVSARQSERDAINAVLVGQKTDDLEAGQRKVLAILRGAASGSTPSELRSDAWVIRRNATRLLSALQAFLERFSGPHEANLARRVEARIENGVADDAVGLTAIDGVGPGRASKLAKEGHSTPGDIVEAGIDGLVSAGLSEGVAERVYEGAQSLPAVELEWGRFPDEIATGENDACEVTVRNVGEPAQAGIRVTVNGVEMTKTSTYLRGEETVPVGVFGANADELEFTVSVAFPELPLVPQRESRTVDVV
- a CDS encoding sugar porter family MFS transporter, which encodes MSATQTGATTGDRNSFVYVVAGLAALNGLLFGFDTGVISGAMLYIRDTFDLTMIMGYAIDPSLVEGVVVSGAMVGAIFGAALGGRLADRLGRRRLILVGAVVFFVGSLIMAVAPNVEVLILGRIVDGIGVGFASVVGPLYISEISPPKIRGSLVSLNQLTITSGILIAYLVNYAFANGGEWRWMLGIGMLPAAILFLGMLYMPASPRWLYEQGRESDAREVLSRTRSEGRVGEELEEIKKTIQTESGTLRDLLKAWVRPMLIVGVGLAAFQQITGINTVMYYAPTILESTGFADTASILATVGIGAINVVMTVVAVLLIDRTGRRPLLLTGLAGMTVMLAVLGAVFYLPGLSGVVGWVATGSLMLYVAFFAIGLGPVFWLMISEIYPMEVRGTAMGVVTVVNWAGNLIVSLTFLRLVDVFGQSGTFWLYGAFSALALVFCYQLVPETKGRSLEEIEADLRETAVGTAASDDRSSATDADD